Proteins encoded by one window of candidate division WOR-3 bacterium:
- a CDS encoding GIY-YIG nuclease family protein gives MAEKGNPKHFYQKAYIIFLELDDKKIKPGRLPLSNFNGKYIYIGSANGKSGFKRVERHIELSEGKRKNKKWHIDYLLTEGKIKFIILIEKEEKEKLECKLAKIFSKEFEIPLKKFGSTDCKCKSHLFKIS, from the coding sequence ATTGCAGAAAAGGGAAACCCTAAGCACTTTTATCAAAAGGCTTATATAATTTTCCTTGAATTAGATGATAAAAAAATTAAACCTGGTAGACTTCCTTTATCTAATTTTAATGGGAAATATATTTACATAGGTTCTGCAAATGGAAAGTCTGGTTTTAAAAGAGTAGAAAGGCATATAGAACTTTCTGAGGGTAAAAGGAAAAATAAAAAATGGCATATTGATTATTTGCTTACTGAAGGGAAAATAAAATTTATTATTTTGATTGAAAAAGAAGAAAAGGAAAAACTTGAATGTAAACTGGCAAAAATTTTTTCTAAAGAATTTGAAATTCCACTTAAAAAATTCGGTTCAACAGATTGTAAATGTAAATCTCATTTATTCAAAATATCATAA
- a CDS encoding tRNA-binding protein, protein MEEVTYRDFEKIEIRVGTIVKVEDFPEAKKPAYKIWIDFGELGIKKSSAQITKLYKKEDLLNKQVIAVYNLPPKKIANFISECLILGVILDNNEVVLIQPDRKVPNGKRIL, encoded by the coding sequence ATGGAAGAAGTAACATACAGAGACTTTGAAAAAATTGAAATAAGAGTTGGAACAATAGTTAAGGTAGAAGATTTCCCTGAAGCTAAAAAACCTGCCTATAAAATATGGATTGATTTCGGTGAATTGGGAATCAAAAAGTCAAGCGCACAGATAACAAAACTTTACAAAAAAGAAGACCTGTTAAATAAACAGGTGATAGCAGTTTATAACCTACCTCCTAAAAAAATAGCAAATTTTATATCTGAATGTTTAATTCTTGGTGTTATCCTTGACAATAACGAGGTAGTTTTAATACAACCTGATAGAAAAGTTCCTAATGGTAAAAGAATTTTATGA
- a CDS encoding DUF488 family protein gives MIKLKRIYDKIKKNDGFRILVDRLWPRGVSKEKSKIDLWLKDIAPSDKLRKSFGHKLEKWDEFKKLYKEELKNKIELLKEIKEYERKFGIITLLYSARNEKMNNAIVLKDFLEELKI, from the coding sequence ATGATAAAATTAAAAAGGATTTATGATAAAATTAAAAAGAATGACGGATTTAGAATTTTAGTTGATAGACTCTGGCCAAGAGGAGTTTCAAAAGAAAAATCAAAAATTGATCTGTGGTTAAAGGATATCGCTCCTTCTGATAAACTCAGAAAAAGTTTTGGACATAAACTCGAAAAATGGGATGAATTTAAAAAACTTTATAAAGAAGAACTGAAAAATAAAATAGAGTTATTAAAGGAAATAAAGGAATATGAAAGAAAATTTGGAATTATCACACTACTTTATTCAGCAAGAAATGAAAAAATGAATAATGCTATAGTTTTAAAAGATTTTTTAGAAGAATTGAAGATTTAA
- a CDS encoding NAD(+)/NADH kinase: protein MEFKIKRSIIVYNPKKENVNSIIKKIENFFKEKKIELELTSEPEKLKKRDFDIVITLGGDGTLLKAVHYFPDSIFLGVHMGKVGFLCDVNKDKIESYLEKIIKNEFSILERETIFIEWDNKKCFALNDLLIRNEPSGRIMEFDLLIENVKFFYSADGVLICTPTGSTAYNLALNGPILYYDLKGFCINVIAPFNVNARPIVVPSGKKVYIIPKGKTNIPKLWVDGQMEFELPLNKKILISSGEIKIKFISFKDKGKSIYKRLKEKFNF from the coding sequence ATGGAATTTAAAATAAAAAGGTCAATTATTGTTTACAACCCTAAAAAAGAAAATGTTAATTCTATCATAAAAAAAATTGAAAATTTTTTTAAGGAAAAAAAAATAGAATTAGAACTTACTTCTGAACCTGAAAAATTAAAAAAAAGAGATTTTGATATTGTCATAACTCTTGGTGGTGATGGAACACTTTTAAAAGCAGTTCACTATTTTCCTGATTCTATTTTTCTTGGTGTTCATATGGGAAAAGTTGGTTTTTTATGTGATGTAAATAAAGATAAGATTGAAAGTTATCTTGAAAAAATTATAAAAAATGAGTTCTCTATTCTTGAGAGGGAAACAATTTTTATAGAATGGGATAACAAAAAATGTTTTGCACTCAATGACCTTTTAATCAGAAACGAGCCATCAGGAAGAATTATGGAATTTGATCTTTTAATTGAAAATGTTAAGTTCTTCTATTCTGCTGACGGGGTTTTAATATGCACTCCAACAGGTTCAACTGCTTATAATCTTGCTTTAAATGGTCCAATTCTTTACTATGATCTTAAGGGTTTCTGTATAAATGTTATTGCCCCTTTTAATGTAAACGCAAGACCAATTGTTGTTCCTTCTGGTAAGAAGGTTTATATTATTCCAAAGGGAAAAACTAACATACCCAAATTATGGGTTGATGGTCAAATGGAATTTGAATTGCCTCTTAACAAAAAAATTTTAATCTCAAGTGGTGAAATAAAAATAAAGTTTATAAGTTTTAAAGATAAGGGAAAGAGTATATATAAAAGATTAAAGGAAAAGTTTAATTTTTAA
- a CDS encoding M1 family metallopeptidase, whose amino-acid sequence MILYLIFLIFEIPLKENYYLKGDLLSTPHSFDILSYDLSLWVDVYAETIGGKNIVKFMSKKNGLDSIFLHLHPQLKVDSISNSSYFSHLNTGILSIKLLNPLDSGFIDSVSIFYHGYPSRQGGVGFIFIPSIHQAYSFTEPDGARNWFPCFDEPSEKAKVSFHIQVLDTFVVASNGLLDSVKQIGNTKIYHWKTNYDISTYLMAVAIYPYKILNDTWNSMPIMNFVYPSDSAPGRLSFQKVPEMLTFLSNKFGEYPFKNEKYGNAEVNAYYFGAMEHNTIVFVDDYYVRYPGYFSEMVHLHEMSHHWFGNSVTLKEWADIWLNEGFASYCEALWNEYNYGYSSYLSYIHYFQQNVINSSLEWISPIYNPLYLFSVITYDKGACVLHMLRFLINDDTLFFNALRDYYLNFKYKNASTEDLRLFLEARTGFNLYKFFDQWVYKVGHPKIKWSYNVVSDTYFINIKQTQDTQNYNTSIFNFPFEIGFVRSIGDTFFVRVKDSLQNQIFKIYLGFTPASILIDPRRHILMEKTYVGIGEDYVKNESEDRIKIYFNKEYYTLPLKSDYDIKVFSSEGREVLRKDLNNVFSFRLNKSGNYFVLINKGKRVYKFKLWNLK is encoded by the coding sequence ATGATTTTATATTTAATCTTTTTAATTTTTGAAATACCCCTTAAAGAGAATTATTATTTAAAAGGTGATTTACTATCAACTCCTCATTCTTTTGATATACTTTCCTATGATCTTTCCTTATGGGTTGATGTTTATGCTGAGACTATAGGAGGAAAAAATATTGTTAAATTTATGAGTAAAAAAAATGGACTTGATAGTATTTTTTTGCACCTTCATCCTCAACTTAAAGTGGATAGCATTTCAAATTCATCCTATTTTTCCCATCTAAATACAGGAATATTGAGCATAAAACTTTTAAATCCTCTCGATTCTGGGTTTATAGATTCTGTTTCCATATTTTATCACGGTTATCCTTCCAGACAGGGAGGAGTTGGTTTTATTTTTATTCCTTCAATTCATCAGGCTTATAGTTTTACTGAACCAGATGGAGCAAGGAACTGGTTCCCCTGTTTTGATGAACCTTCTGAAAAGGCTAAAGTTTCTTTTCATATTCAAGTTCTTGATACTTTTGTTGTGGCTTCAAATGGTCTTCTTGATTCAGTAAAACAGATTGGTAATACAAAAATATATCACTGGAAAACAAATTATGATATTTCCACATACCTAATGGCTGTTGCAATTTACCCTTATAAAATATTGAATGATACATGGAATTCTATGCCTATAATGAACTTTGTTTATCCCTCTGATTCTGCGCCAGGAAGGTTATCTTTTCAAAAAGTGCCGGAAATGTTAACTTTCCTCTCTAATAAATTTGGTGAGTATCCCTTTAAAAATGAAAAATACGGAAATGCTGAAGTAAATGCTTATTATTTTGGTGCAATGGAACACAATACTATTGTTTTTGTTGATGATTATTATGTAAGATACCCCGGTTATTTTTCTGAAATGGTTCATCTTCACGAAATGTCCCATCACTGGTTTGGAAATTCTGTTACATTGAAGGAATGGGCTGATATATGGTTAAATGAAGGTTTTGCCTCTTACTGTGAAGCCTTATGGAATGAATATAATTATGGATATTCCTCTTATCTAAGTTATATTCATTACTTTCAACAAAATGTTATAAACAGTTCTCTTGAATGGATTTCTCCTATATATAACCCTCTTTACCTTTTTTCTGTTATTACTTATGATAAGGGAGCCTGTGTTTTACATATGTTGAGATTTCTTATAAATGATGATACATTATTTTTTAATGCTTTAAGGGATTATTATTTAAATTTTAAATATAAAAATGCATCAACAGAAGATTTAAGACTTTTTCTTGAAGCAAGGACTGGATTTAATCTTTATAAGTTTTTTGACCAATGGGTTTATAAAGTAGGTCATCCTAAAATAAAATGGAGTTATAATGTAGTATCTGATACATATTTTATAAATATTAAGCAGACCCAGGATACACAGAATTATAATACAAGTATTTTTAATTTTCCTTTTGAAATTGGTTTTGTTAGGAGTATAGGTGATACATTTTTTGTTAGAGTTAAAGATTCCCTTCAGAATCAGATTTTTAAAATTTATTTAGGATTTACTCCAGCTTCTATTCTAATTGATCCAAGGAGACATATTCTTATGGAAAAAACCTATGTTGGAATTGGAGAAGATTATGTAAAAAATGAAAGTGAGGACAGAATAAAGATTTACTTTAATAAAGAATATTATACTTTGCCCTTGAAAAGTGATTATGATATAAAAGTTTTTTCTTCTGAGGGGAGAGAAGTTCTGAGAAAAGATTTAAATAATGTTTTTAGCTTTAGGTTAAATAAATCTGGTAATTACTTTGTTCTTATTAATAAAGGGAAAAGAGTTTATAAGTTTAAATTATGGAATTTAAAATAA
- a CDS encoding sulfide-dependent adenosine diphosphate thiazole synthase — MFEKVSEKDVSKAITISFLKMFEGVIESDVIVVGAGPAGLTAARELAKEGLNTLVIERNNYLGGGFWLGGFFMNKVTFRAPSQEYLKEIGIKFEEISPGLYVTDGAQACSKLIAAASDAGVKFLQLTKFDDVVIREDNGTPRVSGVVVNWSPVEGLPRQITCVDPIGLESKFVIDASGHDAFVVKSLEQRGYIKLKGLGAMWVEASEDAVVEHTGEVFPGLIVAGMAVAETFGLPRMGPTFGAMLLSGKRAAEIIIEKIKTGVRV, encoded by the coding sequence ATGTTTGAAAAGGTTTCTGAAAAGGATGTCTCAAAGGCTATTACTATTTCTTTTTTAAAAATGTTTGAGGGAGTTATTGAAAGTGATGTTATAGTAGTTGGAGCAGGACCCGCAGGTTTAACTGCAGCGCGAGAATTAGCAAAAGAAGGTTTAAATACCCTTGTAATAGAAAGAAATAATTATCTTGGTGGAGGTTTCTGGCTTGGTGGATTTTTTATGAATAAGGTCACCTTCAGGGCTCCTTCTCAGGAATATTTGAAGGAAATAGGTATAAAATTTGAGGAGATAAGTCCTGGTCTTTATGTTACTGATGGAGCTCAAGCTTGTTCAAAATTAATTGCAGCTGCAAGTGATGCAGGTGTTAAATTTTTACAACTCACAAAATTTGATGATGTTGTTATCAGAGAAGATAATGGGACTCCAAGAGTTTCTGGTGTAGTTGTAAACTGGTCACCTGTGGAGGGTTTACCAAGACAAATCACCTGTGTAGACCCTATTGGTCTTGAATCAAAGTTTGTTATAGATGCATCAGGACATGATGCTTTTGTGGTAAAATCCCTTGAGCAGAGAGGTTATATAAAGTTAAAAGGTTTAGGTGCAATGTGGGTTGAGGCTTCAGAGGATGCTGTTGTTGAACACACAGGAGAAGTTTTTCCAGGTCTTATAGTAGCAGGAATGGCAGTTGCTGAAACTTTTGGTCTCCCAAGGATGGGTCCAACTTTTGGAGCAATGTTACTTTCAGGTAAAAGGGCTGCTGAAATAATTATAGAAAAGATTAAAACAGGAGTAAGGGTTTAG
- a CDS encoding AAA family ATPase, with protein MRIEKFTDNAKEAIYKAQNILIDLKHTQLDVEHLFLGLLDTDNSPVSEILSKFGVSPQIVRERLKRSLEKMPQIEFGPYPVNQIYITPRLNDVFKIAEEEAKRMGDEYIASEHLFLGIVEKKDGEAGKILRDYHIDKEKVYKAIYEIRGSQRVLDPQAETKYKALERFTIDLTNLAKSGKLDPVIGRDEEIEKVIMVLLRKSKNNPVLIGEPGVGKTAIVNGLAHRIVKKEVPDPLKEKRILLLDMGALLAGTKFRGEFEERLKAVIDEVKKRKGEIILFIDEIHTIVGAGAAEGAIDAANLLKPSLASGELRVIGATTLDEYREHIERDGALERRFQPIYVDEPSIEETIEILKGLKNRFEEHHKVKILDEALEASAKLSARYIQGRKLPDKAIDLLDEACAYVRMKLSEMPEDLKSLKEEIEKLEEEGETLARYGDYEKAKIIKEKLEKYQKIYEEKKKEWEKQTKFDDKVDKNDIAKIVEKITGIPASELVEEEIKKLLKIEEELSNRVIGQYEAIKAVSEAIKRNRALLSNKSKPIGVFLFLGPTGVGKTHLARELARFLFKDPDALLRIDMSEYMEKHSVSKLIGAPPGYIGYEKGGLLTESVRRRPYQVILLDEIEKADLEVLNILLQVFDAGRLTDSHGRTVDFKNTIFIMTSNLGSDILLEDEIDFESKKLRVINLLKRTLPPEFINRIDEIIVFKPLSKEDLKKILELEIEPLKDSLKEKGIEIIFEESAKEFLISIGYDPLFGARPLKRIISKYVENEIAKMIIEGKINEKNKIKIKGNKEKLEFEVIS; from the coding sequence ATGAGAATTGAAAAATTTACTGATAACGCAAAAGAAGCCATTTATAAAGCACAGAATATTCTAATTGACTTAAAACACACTCAACTGGATGTAGAACATCTATTTTTAGGTCTTTTAGATACAGATAACTCACCTGTTTCTGAAATTTTAAGTAAATTTGGAGTATCACCACAGATCGTCAGGGAAAGACTTAAAAGAAGCCTTGAAAAAATGCCTCAGATAGAATTCGGTCCTTATCCTGTTAATCAAATTTATATAACTCCGAGACTCAATGATGTTTTCAAAATTGCTGAAGAAGAAGCAAAAAGAATGGGAGATGAATATATTGCCTCAGAACACCTTTTCCTTGGAATTGTTGAAAAGAAAGATGGAGAAGCAGGAAAAATTTTAAGAGATTATCACATTGATAAAGAAAAAGTTTATAAGGCAATTTATGAAATAAGAGGTTCTCAAAGGGTTTTAGACCCTCAGGCAGAAACCAAATACAAGGCACTTGAGCGATTTACAATAGACCTTACAAATCTTGCAAAATCCGGTAAACTTGACCCTGTAATAGGTAGAGACGAGGAAATTGAAAAGGTTATAATGGTTCTTTTGAGAAAATCAAAAAATAATCCTGTTTTAATAGGAGAACCAGGAGTCGGAAAAACTGCAATAGTTAATGGACTTGCACACAGAATTGTGAAAAAAGAGGTTCCTGATCCCTTAAAGGAAAAAAGAATACTTCTACTTGATATGGGAGCACTTCTTGCTGGAACAAAATTTAGAGGTGAGTTTGAAGAAAGACTTAAAGCTGTGATAGACGAGGTCAAAAAGAGAAAAGGAGAAATAATTTTATTTATTGATGAAATACACACAATCGTTGGAGCAGGTGCTGCTGAAGGTGCAATAGATGCAGCTAATCTTTTAAAACCATCTCTTGCTTCAGGAGAGTTAAGAGTGATAGGAGCAACAACCCTTGATGAATATAGAGAACACATTGAAAGGGATGGAGCCCTTGAAAGAAGATTTCAACCTATTTATGTAGATGAACCCAGCATAGAAGAAACTATAGAGATACTTAAAGGTCTAAAAAATAGGTTCGAGGAACATCACAAGGTGAAAATTCTTGATGAAGCCTTAGAAGCATCTGCTAAGTTATCTGCAAGATACATTCAGGGAAGAAAATTACCTGATAAGGCAATAGATTTACTTGATGAAGCCTGTGCTTATGTAAGAATGAAACTCTCTGAAATGCCCGAAGATTTAAAATCCTTGAAAGAGGAAATTGAAAAACTTGAGGAAGAAGGAGAAACTTTAGCAAGGTATGGGGATTATGAAAAGGCTAAAATAATCAAGGAAAAACTGGAAAAATATCAAAAAATTTATGAAGAAAAGAAAAAAGAATGGGAAAAACAAACAAAGTTTGATGATAAAGTTGACAAAAATGATATAGCCAAAATTGTAGAAAAAATAACTGGAATCCCTGCTTCAGAACTTGTTGAGGAGGAGATAAAAAAACTCTTGAAGATTGAAGAAGAGCTTTCAAACAGAGTAATAGGTCAATATGAAGCTATTAAAGCAGTTTCCGAGGCTATTAAAAGAAATAGAGCTTTACTTTCAAACAAGTCAAAACCTATAGGAGTATTTTTATTTTTAGGTCCAACAGGTGTTGGTAAAACACATCTTGCAAGGGAGTTAGCAAGATTTTTATTTAAAGACCCTGATGCACTTTTAAGGATTGATATGTCGGAGTATATGGAAAAACATTCAGTATCAAAACTTATCGGTGCTCCTCCAGGATACATAGGTTATGAAAAAGGAGGACTTTTAACTGAGTCAGTAAGGAGAAGACCTTATCAAGTTATACTTCTTGACGAGATAGAAAAAGCAGATCTTGAAGTTTTAAACATATTATTACAGGTTTTTGATGCAGGAAGGCTAACAGATTCTCATGGAAGAACTGTTGATTTTAAGAATACTATTTTTATAATGACAAGTAACTTAGGTTCTGATATTCTTCTTGAAGATGAAATAGATTTTGAGAGTAAAAAATTAAGAGTTATAAATCTTTTAAAAAGAACTTTGCCTCCTGAATTTATAAACAGAATTGATGAAATCATAGTCTTCAAACCACTTTCAAAGGAAGATTTAAAGAAAATACTCGAGCTTGAAATAGAACCCTTAAAGGATTCTTTAAAGGAAAAAGGAATAGAGATAATTTTTGAAGAATCTGCAAAGGAATTTTTAATTTCTATAGGGTATGATCCCTTATTTGGGGCAAGACCTTTAAAAAGGATAATCTCAAAATATGTGGAAAATGAAATAGCAAAGATGATTATAGAAGGAAAAATCAATGAAAAAAATAAAATAAAAATAAAAGGTAATAAGGAAAAATTAGAATTTGAAGTAATTTCTTAA
- the glyS gene encoding glycine--tRNA ligase subunit beta, which produces MADYLLEIGTEELPPFSIKPAVLKIKEEFENLFKEEKIEFKNIKVFGSPRRLAILIEKISEKQKEYEEEIKGPPINIAFNEKGEKSEVLKKFLKSNKSDEKSIFIKEIEGKKYVFIKVKRGGRDTRDIIKENIVEIIKKIPFPKKMKWNSENLTFARPIRWILSLWNKEILELSLPVKTSNKTRGNRLYGNKIIEINYIDEYEEALKKEGVVPSFEERKKIILEKINKICEKLNAEPVIDDNHLEELTGLVEYPGVILCEFPEKYLEIPKEVIFTAMKSHQRYIPLTSKDKRILPYFIAVINNKEEKENIIKKGLIDVLIARLEDAKFYIERDNEILLEERINLLKEIVWIKGLGSIYDKNLRVKSLFNYFINNSNIKISENKEFLEKIIELLRTDLTTEMVRDGKEFTELEGIIASEYARIQKKDEKTIKILREYRLPRFYKDELPETNEGILISLSDKIDTACALFVSGYKIKGSKDPMGLKRNLYSIFYLITEKQIKFDLEKIVEFSLNLFENQKIRIKSNKEEITLEILKRFENFLEEFKGIRYDIVDAIIESDTKDLYIIYKKASVLKEFLEKEWETFEKVIIGQKRVFNIIKNEKTNGRVKENLFEKEEEKVLYNTLREIEPLFIKNLERENFEDAFRELLKLRDPIDKFFDNVFVMTDNKEIRENRLNLLKRVWEVFKKYGNLSKIVI; this is translated from the coding sequence ATGGCTGATTATCTTCTTGAAATCGGAACAGAAGAATTACCACCTTTTTCAATAAAACCTGCTGTTTTAAAAATTAAAGAAGAATTTGAAAATTTATTTAAAGAAGAAAAAATTGAATTTAAAAATATAAAAGTTTTTGGCTCACCGAGGAGGCTTGCTATACTCATTGAAAAAATATCAGAAAAACAGAAAGAATACGAAGAAGAAATAAAAGGTCCACCAATAAATATTGCCTTTAATGAAAAAGGAGAAAAAAGTGAAGTATTAAAAAAATTTCTCAAAAGTAATAAAAGTGATGAAAAATCAATTTTTATAAAAGAAATAGAAGGAAAAAAATATGTATTTATTAAAGTAAAAAGGGGAGGAAGAGATACAAGGGATATAATAAAAGAGAACATAGTTGAGATTATAAAGAAAATTCCCTTTCCTAAAAAGATGAAATGGAATAGTGAAAACCTTACCTTTGCAAGACCGATAAGATGGATATTATCTTTATGGAATAAGGAAATTCTTGAACTTTCTCTCCCTGTTAAAACCTCTAATAAAACAAGGGGAAACAGATTATATGGTAATAAAATTATTGAAATAAATTATATAGATGAATATGAGGAAGCTTTAAAAAAAGAGGGAGTAGTGCCTTCTTTTGAGGAAAGAAAAAAAATAATTCTTGAGAAAATAAATAAAATATGCGAAAAATTAAATGCAGAACCCGTAATTGATGATAATCACTTAGAAGAACTTACAGGTCTTGTGGAATATCCTGGTGTAATATTATGTGAATTTCCTGAAAAATATTTAGAAATTCCAAAAGAAGTAATCTTTACTGCTATGAAATCCCATCAAAGATATATTCCCCTTACATCAAAAGATAAAAGAATCTTACCTTACTTTATAGCTGTTATAAATAATAAGGAAGAAAAAGAAAATATAATTAAAAAGGGATTAATAGATGTTCTTATTGCAAGACTGGAAGATGCTAAGTTTTATATAGAAAGAGATAACGAAATTCTCCTTGAAGAAAGGATAAATTTGCTTAAAGAAATAGTTTGGATTAAGGGATTGGGAAGTATTTATGATAAAAATTTAAGGGTAAAATCACTTTTTAATTATTTTATCAATAATTCAAATATTAAAATTTCTGAGAATAAAGAATTCCTTGAAAAAATTATAGAACTTTTAAGAACTGACCTTACTACTGAAATGGTAAGGGATGGAAAAGAATTTACAGAACTTGAAGGTATTATAGCATCAGAATATGCAAGAATCCAGAAAAAGGATGAAAAAACTATAAAAATTCTTAGAGAATATAGATTACCAAGATTTTACAAGGATGAATTACCAGAAACAAATGAGGGGATTTTGATTTCTCTCTCAGATAAGATTGATACAGCTTGTGCTTTATTTGTAAGTGGTTATAAAATAAAGGGGTCAAAAGATCCAATGGGTTTAAAAAGAAATCTTTATTCTATTTTTTATCTTATTACAGAAAAGCAAATCAAGTTTGACCTTGAAAAAATAGTTGAGTTTTCATTAAACCTTTTTGAAAATCAAAAAATTAGAATAAAATCAAATAAAGAAGAAATAACTTTAGAAATTCTAAAAAGATTTGAAAATTTCCTTGAAGAGTTTAAAGGTATAAGATACGATATAGTTGACGCAATAATAGAGAGTGATACAAAGGATCTTTATATAATTTATAAAAAAGCCTCTGTACTGAAGGAATTCCTTGAAAAGGAATGGGAAACTTTTGAAAAGGTAATAATAGGACAAAAAAGGGTATTTAACATTATAAAGAATGAAAAAACAAATGGAAGAGTAAAAGAAAATCTATTTGAAAAGGAAGAAGAAAAAGTACTCTATAATACTTTAAGGGAAATAGAACCTCTTTTTATAAAAAATCTTGAAAGAGAAAATTTTGAAGATGCCTTTCGAGAACTTTTAAAATTAAGAGATCCAATTGATAAATTTTTTGACAATGTATTTGTTATGACTGATAATAAAGAAATAAGAGAAAATAGGCTCAATCTACTAAAAAGAGTATGGGAAGTTTTTAAAAAATATGGAAATCTTTCTAAAATTGTAATATGA
- a CDS encoding DUF6775 family putative metallopeptidase, with translation MRKIYLYKVNYEGINFLEIKEFFEREGFEVFLEEDPFLKLEGEELNKKAEYLAKIRVLDPLKKTLNENPFPVEVDYEKRNLKSLKRKKGIVYDGLKFLKIYSEFIKPSQRNLETSFTFFFTDQLLATYSDRWHLRVIIFSFPVVISIPGVIYAPAKDRDYYIAESLKSLPTYKDYYLREGDERLTRILISYVIQGIFFYNSVLKKKEFRFCDNVNCILYNSHFQREVINAQYNLSFCELHKKDWDKIIKY, from the coding sequence ATGAGAAAAATTTATCTATATAAAGTGAATTATGAAGGTATAAATTTTTTGGAAATTAAGGAATTTTTTGAAAGGGAAGGTTTTGAAGTTTTCCTGGAAGAAGACCCTTTTTTAAAACTTGAGGGTGAAGAATTAAATAAAAAGGCAGAATATTTAGCAAAAATAAGGGTTCTTGATCCTTTGAAAAAAACTTTAAACGAAAATCCTTTTCCAGTTGAAGTCGATTATGAAAAAAGAAATTTAAAGAGTTTGAAAAGGAAAAAAGGGATTGTTTATGATGGTTTAAAATTTTTGAAAATATACAGTGAATTTATTAAGCCGTCGCAAAGAAATCTTGAAACTTCTTTTACATTTTTCTTTACTGATCAACTTTTAGCCACTTATTCAGACAGATGGCATTTGAGGGTTATAATATTTTCCTTTCCTGTTGTGATTTCAATTCCAGGGGTAATTTATGCACCAGCAAAGGATAGGGATTATTATATTGCAGAAAGTTTAAAGTCTTTGCCCACATATAAGGATTACTATTTAAGAGAAGGTGATGAAAGATTGACAAGGATTTTAATAAGTTATGTTATTCAGGGCATATTTTTTTATAACTCAGTTTTGAAGAAAAAAGAGTTCAGGTTCTGTGATAATGTAAATTGTATTTTGTATAACAGTCATTTTCAGAGAGAAGTTATAAATGCTCAGTATAATTTAAGTTTCTGTGAATTACATAAAAAAGATTGGGATAAAATAATTAAATATTAA
- a CDS encoding glycine--tRNA ligase subunit alpha: MYFQEIIENLNKFWKKEGCIIFTPYNSEVGAGTFNPATFLRCLGKKPWKCAYFEPTRRPKDGRYGDNPNRVLQYFQYQVVLKPPPEDVQEIYLNSLRTLGIKIEEHDVRFVEDDWESETLGAWGIGWEVWLDGLEITQFTYFQQIGGIDLDPITCEITYGLERIAMFLQNKKSIFDIDWNENIKWGDIYLQNEREFSEYYYHIANPDLWKNFFEEMYRETEKLIEKDLIMPAYDGVIKISHAFNILDARGVISPAERQMMIQRIRRLANTVAKKYIEKNG; the protein is encoded by the coding sequence ATGTATTTTCAGGAAATAATTGAAAATCTGAATAAATTCTGGAAAAAAGAAGGCTGTATTATTTTTACACCCTATAATTCTGAAGTGGGGGCTGGAACCTTTAATCCAGCCACTTTTTTAAGATGTTTGGGTAAAAAACCCTGGAAATGTGCTTACTTTGAACCAACAAGAAGACCAAAGGACGGTAGATACGGAGATAACCCCAATAGAGTTTTGCAGTATTTCCAGTACCAAGTAGTTCTAAAACCCCCTCCAGAAGATGTTCAGGAAATTTATCTTAATTCTTTAAGGACACTGGGAATTAAAATTGAAGAACATGATGTAAGATTTGTTGAGGATGACTGGGAATCAGAAACTCTCGGAGCTTGGGGAATTGGATGGGAAGTATGGCTTGATGGACTCGAAATCACACAATTTACTTACTTCCAGCAAATAGGAGGAATAGACCTTGACCCTATTACCTGTGAAATTACTTACGGACTTGAGAGAATTGCAATGTTTTTACAGAACAAAAAGTCTATTTTTGATATAGATTGGAATGAGAATATTAAATGGGGAGATATTTACCTCCAAAATGAAAGGGAATTCTCTGAATATTATTATCATATAGCAAATCCAGATTTATGGAAAAACTTTTTTGAAGAAATGTACAGGGAAACTGAAAAATTAATTGAAAAGGACCTCATTATGCCTGCTTATGATGGAGTTATTAAAATTTCCCATGCTTTCAATATCCTGGATGCAAGAGGTGTTATATCACCTGCTGAAAGACAGATGATGATTCAAAGAATAAGAAGACTTGCTAACACTGTAGCCAAAAAGTATATAGAAAAAAATGGCTGA